The following proteins are co-located in the Candidatus Cloacimonadota bacterium genome:
- a CDS encoding four helix bundle protein encodes MKPITAEGSKFKIKNVKFKIMTADKNFEYIENNLILKKSLDFSIEVINYCKILRYKFKEYSLADQLLRSATSIGANANEAVIGSSKKDFINKMNISLKEAYETRYWLIILWKTDYLKQHSFLINQIEEIIRILVKIVKTSKENENSK; translated from the coding sequence GTGAAACCGATCACAGCAGAAGGATCTAAATTTAAAATTAAAAATGTAAAATTTAAAATTATGACAGCTGATAAAAATTTTGAATATATTGAAAATAATCTCATTTTGAAAAAATCCTTAGACTTTTCTATTGAAGTCATTAATTACTGTAAAATTCTGAGATATAAATTTAAAGAGTATAGCTTGGCTGACCAACTTTTAAGATCTGCAACAAGTATTGGCGCTAACGCTAATGAAGCTGTTATAGGCTCATCTAAGAAAGATTTTATTAATAAGATGAACATTTCTCTAAAAGAAGCTTACGAAACTCGCTATTGGTTAATAATTCTTTGGAAAACTGATTACCTTAAACAGCATAGTTTTTTAATTAATCAAATCGAAGAAATAATTAGAATTTTAGTTAAAATTGTTAAAACATCTAAAGAAAATGAAAATAGCAAATAA